A portion of the Lampris incognitus isolate fLamInc1 chromosome 9, fLamInc1.hap2, whole genome shotgun sequence genome contains these proteins:
- the LOC130117918 gene encoding myelin-associated glycoprotein-like, whose product MDKGRRLTIFWLCLEAISSPIFSEEWRADVVEKLDTFIGSCVVVPCTFTYPGEKLPSSKLRGIWHFLNDRMKNIYHPDNLNVMENFRGRTELVGRLGDGNCTLKMVDVKDHDNGPFCFRVEIPEKDKFSYVEHSARLTILPHPPKPTLIFSKKVIQGHPYNAMCSVIHTCPSHMPTITWSKSSSDEPLEAHKYHGSGNWETQSILTFIPEESDDHSEIICTVRFYGGMNSSQTFQLFVKRKENYLHIIIPVVVGITTAAIFGILCALVVKKYKTRIAELQRGNGSMWNRLSRLSRR is encoded by the exons ATGGACAAAGGAAGGAGGCTGACAATATTCTGGCTGTGTTTAGAAG CTATTAGCAGCCCTATATTTTCTGAAGAATGGAGGGCTGACGTCGTTGAAAAGCTGGACACCTTTATTGGCTCCTGCGTTGTGGTGCCTTGCACTTTCACATATCCTGGGGAGAAGTTGCCGTCCTCCAAACTCAGAGGAATCTGGCATTTTCTTAATGATCGAATGAAAAATATATATCATCCGGATAACCTGAATGTCATGGAAAACTTCAGGGGTCGCACAGAGTTGGTGGGCCGTTTGGGGGATGGAAACTGCACTTTGAAGATGGTGGATGTAAAAGATCATGACAACGGCCCTTTCTGTTTCCGAGTAGAGATACCAGAGAAGGACAAGTTCTCCTACGTAGAACATTCTGCCCGCTTGACCATACTTC CTCATCCTCCAAAGCCTACACTGATTTTCTCAAAGAAAGTCATTCAGGGTCATCCATACAATGCAATGTGTTCAGTCATCCATACCTGCCCTTCTCATATGCCCACAATAACATGGAGTAAGAGCTCCTCGGATGAGCCTCTTGAGGCTCATAAATACCATGGCTCTGGGAACTGGGAGACACAATCGATCCTGACGTTCATACCTGAGGAGAGCGACGATCATTCGGAGATCATCTGCACAGTCAGATTTTATGGAGGGATGAACTCATCTCAAACATTTCAGCTCTTTGTGAAAC GTAAGGAGAATTATTTGCACATCATCATTCCTGTCGTGGTTGGGATTACAACTGCTGCAATTTTTGGAATATTGTGTGCTCTTGTGGTGAAAAAGTACAA AACACGTATTGCAGAACTCCAGCGTGGAAATGGCAG CATGTGGAATCGGCTTTCCAGACTGTCCCGCAGGTGA